Genomic segment of Negativicoccus succinicivorans:
CAAACCGCAGACGCCGGACTACCGTTTGGAAGATCTGTTACCCGCCGATACGGACGATCTGACGCCATTGGCGACAGTGGTGCGCACGGCGCTCACGCGCGAGGCGGCATATATCGCGGCGCTCTATGATTTCGAGGTGGCGCCGGCATCGGAACTGACCGCCGGTATTTGGACGCGCGACGGCCAGCGGCAAGGCATGGAAGCGCGACGTTCGGCGCTGTCGGTGGATACGGCGTTGCAAGCGGCGCAGACGTTGACGCAAAGTCTGTGGGGGATCCCGACGTGGCCGCAGGAAGTCAACGTATTGGCGGCCAGTGACGAGCTTTTTGCCTGGGAAATGCCGTTGCCGTTTTTGCAGGATATTTGGCGGGACATCGAACTTGCGCAGGAAGAATGGTTGACGCTTTGGGCGCTGTGGTTGCGCGCGTACGTACACGCGCTCACGCCCGCGTGCCATTTCGTCGCGGACGAGACGACGTCACCGCAACGCTTCATCATCACGAAAGTAAAATAAGACAATAAAAAACACTCCGTACGGAGTGTTTTTTTGTGCTTAAAATTCGTACACTACATTGCCCAACACATGACCGATCGGTACGGGTCCGATGTAGCGGCTGTCGCTGGAGTGGTTGCGGTTGTCGCCCATGACGAACACCGTGCCCTCGGGAACGATAAACTCACCGTCTAAGTTAAATTTCATCGGTTCGTTGATGTACGGTTCGTTCAGCGCGCGGCCGTTTCGGTAAACATGCCCGTCGCGGAAACCGAGACGATCCCCCGGATGACCGATAACGCGTTTAACCCAAATGTAGTTCGCCGCGTACGAGGAATCCACAAGTGACATGTAGTTGTACGCAGGCTCCGCGAAATCATCGCC
This window contains:
- the lepB gene encoding signal peptidase I, with the translated sequence MNHFWKEVWDWVYSIIVALALAMLIHIFIFVPTRVAGESMVPTLHNGQYLLVSKISHVLRELPDYGQIVIIDSRTQRPRDWGDDFAEPAYNYMSLVDSSYAANYIWVKRVIGHPGDRLGFRDGHVYRNGRALNEPYINEPMKFNLDGEFIVPEGTVFVMGDNRNHSSDSRYIGPVPIGHVLGNVVYEF